In Xanthomonas fragariae, the genomic window GACCAACACGCTGCGGATGACGCTGCCGTCGTTGAAGCGGTAGGCGATCTCGCCTTCGCGCTTGACCTTGCTGGTCTCCACGATCTGTCGAACCTGGGCCAACGCTTCCTGACGGCGCAACTGGACATTGCGCTCTTCGGCCAGCGCACGATCGCGTTCGGCGCGTTCGGCCTGCAGACGCGCCGCATCGACCTTGTCCGCGTCCGCAGGCTCCACCGCCGCACCCTTGGCATGACGCTGCTTTACCTGCTCGCGCGCGACCTTGTCCACCTGGGCTTTTTTGACCAGCCCAGCCTTGAGCAGCTGTTCTTGCAGTAGATTGCGCATGAGCATCAGTGACCGGTGGGTGTGCGCTCAGTTTAGCGGCCCGCGCGCGATCCTGGCGTGCTGGCTGAGCTCGCGCATCGTCCAGTACGCAGAGCGCAGAGACGACGACAGATGCACAGTCGTTTCACCGCTCATCCGCCAAGCTACTGCATCGGCTGTCGTGCGCTTGCAGCCTGAATGCCGCTCGGCAACACTGGCATCGCACATGCATCCGCGACGACACACCGCTTCAACATCCAACCAGGCATACGTTTATGCGCTTTTCCGCAGTGAATACGTATGCACATCACCGATGTTGCGGTGCGATACGCGCCTGGCATCACCGCGCGCTGCACGCCATGCGCGCGTTGTACGGGACCAAGCACATCACCTTCGATCATCTCAATCGCATCTTCGATGCAGGCATCCGCTCCGGGGTGTATGCGTTCGGCCAAGTGATCACCGGCGGCGACACCGATAGCGGCGATGACGATCAGTTCCTTGCGCCGTAGATGCCAACCCGATGACGAACACTGGATGGGCGTCTACGCGCGCTGCAAGCGCTTTGACGACAGCGTGCTGGCGCCGCTGGATCGGCAAGGCAGGCAGGTTTTGGTGGTGGCGCACAAGTAAATCGTCGAGGTGTTTGCGTTGATCGCCTCCGGGCTGCCGCCAGCCCACTACATCGACTTCCGCTTGGCCAATGCGTGACTGCTGTCTCGGGATAAACTCAAACGCATGACCGCGCGCAGCCCTTCGCGCATGAACGACCTTGGTGAGCAGACCGAGATCCGCCTACTGCCGTGGATGCCGATCGCCGCGATAGGCGACTTTGCGCTGTCGTGCCCGGCACCTTTGCGCATGTGCCGACGCTGGTGGCTGACAACTTGCTTGGCTTTTTTGTCTTTGCACTGCTGGACGAGGCCTGGCTGGTGACGCGCTCTCGCGCGCAGATCGCGCCGGCATTGCGCCACTCAGGCCAGTCAGCCCACCGCGGCCGGTGATGTCAGCGCTCCGATCATTGTTGTACAGAAGGAGCTGGCCCTGGAAAGCCGCTGATGCAGGTCGGCAGCCACCGCCTCGATCGCAGACGGTGGCGTTGCAACGCGTTGTTGGGGGCGCAGGCTCGTCAAAAAAACACAAGCGTAACGCCAGTATTTTCAATGCCGTGGTGACCTGGATCGATCAACACCCTACCAGGCAAACGGTGCCGTGACCGTGCGTGCGCCGAGCAAAAATGCATCGGCCACATGCACGAACGGCGCAACATCCACCTCCGACTCGCCAGCGCGCACCAGCTGCACAAAGCGCCGATACAGGCCATCGTATTCGCTGGAAGCAGGTAGCGTTTGCGGTTGCCCATTGATACGCAGCTTGGCACCGCCTTCGCTAAGCGTGAGCAAGCCGCCGGTGGTTTCCACTTCGATCTCCCAGCGCTGATCGTCGGTCTGCAGGAAGTCGAATTCGGCGGTCACCGGCACGCCGGCGGTGTCTACAAAAGCGAGCTTGGCATACAGCGGAGCTTGACGATTTTCCGGCGTGTGCAGTTCCGCTTCGCGCAGTGCAAACGTACGCGGCAGCAGATGAGTGACGATAGAGAGCGCATTGATGCCAGGATCGAACACGCCCATGCCACCGGGTTCGAGAATCCAGTCCTGTCCCGGATGCCAATGGCGAATGTCTTCTTTCCAAGTGATGTGCGCACGCAGGATTTGCTTGTGGGCCAGCCATTGCCGTGCCGGCTGCACACCGGCTGCGCAACGCGAATGCCAACTGGTAAACAGGCTACGTTGCGCACGTTGCGCCACATTGCGCAGATCGTGGATTTCAGCGAGCGTTGCCGTCGGTGGCTTTTCTAGAAACACGTGGCGACCGGCACTCAGCGCAGTCTGCGCCAGCGCATGCCGCCCGACCGGCGGCGTGCACAATGCCACCGCCTGGATCTGCGGCTGCGTAGCAAATGCCTCTTCCAAGGTCTGATAGGCGGCCACAC contains:
- a CDS encoding Gfo/Idh/MocA family protein, giving the protein MKHPDALRIALVGIGKIACDQHVPTIAARDDVQLVATVSRHGTVEGVAAYQTLEEAFATQPQIQAVALCTPPVGRHALAQTALSAGRHVFLEKPPTATLAEIHDLRNVAQRAQRSLFTSWHSRCAAGVQPARQWLAHKQILRAHITWKEDIRHWHPGQDWILEPGGMGVFDPGINALSIVTHLLPRTFALREAELHTPENRQAPLYAKLAFVDTAGVPVTAEFDFLQTDDQRWEIEVETTGGLLTLSEGGAKLRINGQPQTLPASSEYDGLYRRFVQLVRAGESEVDVAPFVHVADAFLLGARTVTAPFAW
- a CDS encoding DUF2058 domain-containing protein, which codes for MRNLLQEQLLKAGLVKKAQVDKVAREQVKQRHAKGAAVEPADADKVDAARLQAERAERDRALAEERNVQLRRQEALAQVRQIVETSKVKREGEIAYRFNDGSVIRSVLVNPTLRSQLAGGALVIVRHGDGFELIPRAAADKVYSRDAETVVLDHGRNSAPTLADSDDDYYSQFKVPDDLIW